Within Hoplias malabaricus isolate fHopMal1 chromosome 16, fHopMal1.hap1, whole genome shotgun sequence, the genomic segment ATCGACAAAGGACCTTTATCTAATTTGGTAGTTTCTTTTAGGAACCAGAATTATTTTCACTATAGCATTTGAAAACATTTACCAGGTGGTTCCATTTCACTTTGTACGTTTATGTAAACTGTGCTTTATTAAAGCAGTAAAACTGTACCATAAAATTTTGGAGAGAGATACAGGAAGATTACAACTATATTATAATTAAATTCATGTTAATCACAGAAATAAATCCTTTCAAAACCTCAGatttaaaatggaaatgcacTATTTTGGAGTTATTCATCTTGTGTTTATTGAATGCCTTTGTATGTAACTGGAACAGTGCATAGACTACTGTTAGCTTTGAGCTAACGTAACTTAGCCAGTCCCACAGAGGTGCTAATGGAAATTAGCATGATTTTTGCTTTATGCTAAGAGTCATAAAATATggattaaatgtgtaaaaaaataaaaaataaaattaggaTCTCAGATTTATCTGCAATTACACAGAATTAATTATTTAGTGATTTGtccttttattaaaattttctTCACTGTCtaataaaagacaaaaatagTATCTTCTTAACTTTCCCttgaagtcagtgtaaaaaaaaatatatatatattttactattaATGTTGGAGCATTTCCTTcagttcattcatcatgaaattcccacaatgtgaaggacacctTTAAAAGCTGTTCAAAtgatccacaaaaatggagacacataatttacatttacacaaaatagggtgaccagatcggAGATGTTGAAAAGGAGGAAACGTCTCCGTGGGTGGGGGGGGacgacgactactgacgtgcagactgaccaattaaatgtttacagagaaggttatcgaccaataacggtagctctacagtcagaccgtccaatcagaagattttaggctacttcaccacgcccccttctcactcaagcgaaccaatcggagtaaaggagggcgggactagtttgtgaacgaaacttctcgaagttctatgtaagcgctagaaaaactAAATTTTTGTGAAATTcagcccggacattttttttaagtctaaaaaagaggacatgtccgggtaaaagaggacgtctggttcacCTTACCCAAagacataaaacaaaaaaaaacataacttcGTAGCTCTGATTCAGTCATGAAAGGTATAAATCACAGGCAAAATAcctgtcgttagccctgtagaTACACAATAAAACGATCACTACTGGAAACAAATGTTGTCTCTTGTTAGTATCTTTATTTTGTCTGAACAACTGTTCCTGTGGTAACTTCCTGTTCCTTAGGTCACATCTAGGTGTCAGCGAAAAGAAAAGACATCTCCAGCCCCTCAGTATGGCCACCCAGGGTCCTAAAGACAAGTCAGTAATGTTATCTTGCTTTACCCAGTTTAATGTCTGTGGTTGTGTAGCGATGTTCCTGTTATCAGTGATTGACTGGACACGCCTGAAGCCTAACTTCACTGGAGTCTTGTTTCCTCCTCAGGTACAATGCTGTGTGGCTGATTTTTTTCATGCTTGGATTGGGAACTTTACTGCCATGGAATTTCTTCATGACCGCCACAATGGTACTGAGCTGTCCTCCTCAGGAATAATCTATCAGTGAAGATGCAGTGAAAGTGCATGTCATATAAGATAAGAATTCCATAaaagtttatgctccatagagtggctCCCCATACATGGGTGATTATGTCTAAAATAGGCTTAGTATCGAATCTCTGTGGCCTTTAggttatggagagagattaatctcaaaatactttacaaatgtgtaaatgataatccacaaattaaacacaagtcacaaatatgtttcactgttcacaaatgaacacatcccaatctgtgtctcacagtctgcaatttgtacaaatacaattacattcataaatacatttgtttaaatttacattgcaaatatttgtaaagtcgaagtctcgaatttaaaatgtttttgtaaattgtagaatctgcgtttgtgaatcaagtcactcacgtgttttccgtggcgtcctctcgcgggtttttggattttgagacttacCTTTCGCATTTCACGTGATCCAagtacaaatgcagcctgatccacaaatgtggccagcaggcgaacgaGCCACCGCTAGGtgtcactgttgttttaggacgtgaGTGCCAACTTAAATGGAGACGCATTTGCGCAGCTCTTAATGTGGAAGTTCGAACAAAAtgccgctgaattcagcttcatatcacagacagttaggaggGGGATCACTGGGGAACACTTTTGAAGGTGGTCTAAATTTAACGACGTTAAAGTCCAGCGGACCTTCCCTACTTTAATAACGTCAAACAAAATACGTTAAAATCATCATGTATTTAGACACTAAAAGCTGTGTTGCGTATTGGACTGATACGGGACgcgatgtgtattttatttttgaaatttaattgttaaaacgggtgatttgtttcagacGGCAGATACCCCAAGGCCCCTAACCAgaatatgcgcttctcattggtcatcatttttatttagccaatcagcagccagatttatctgtctatcatttactgcggcagccaatggcGCGTtacagtcccgcctacagggggttgttttgctgcggcCCTGACAGCAATAGGTCAGTCCGGAAACACTGGGgggaaacaacagtgccacctagcggtggTTTGTTCGCCTGCCGgacacatttgtggatcaggctgcatttgtatttggatcgggtgaaatgcgagaggaaagtctcaaaatccaaaaacccgcgagaggaaatgaacaaatgcacgtcacggaaaacacgcgagtgacttgatccacaaacgcagattcaacaatttgcaaatattttttaaattccagACTTcgactttaaaaaaatttacaatgtaaatttaaacaaatgtatgtattttcgcataaaattgtgatatatcgatgaaaaccaaaaacacgtatttatgaatgtaactgtatttgtacaaattgcagaccgtgagacacagtatttatttgtgaacagtgaaacatatttgtgacttttgTTTAATTTGGGGATTAActtttacgcatttgtaaaatattttgagactaatctttCTCCAtattaggtgtcagtataactgcTGTTGGATAATGTGAAGAAGAAACACTGGAGAAAATTTTCTTTAATGTTGATATACATGTCATTcatgataaatatttatgtgcTTGCAGTATTTCACCAGCCGTCTGGCAGACAACTCCACTGTGGAGCCTTCAGGAGAGTCCCGGAGCGTCCTGCAAGCCAAGTTCAACAATGTGATGACACTGTGTGCCATGATCCCTCTGTTAGCTTTCACCTGCCTCAACTCCATTCTACACCAGAGGTCAGTCTGAGAAGCGGTTTGTACAAAAATGAATATATGGATTGTTGGGCAGTTGAgggtatgttttttttctgtgtttacaaTCTGTAGTTTATGGATAAACTTATGAATTGTAATAATGTTCTCATACTGATCAGGCTTCTGATGATTTCTATTTCATTCCCTGACTTGCTCTCTAAACAGAATCCCCCAGAAACTAAGGATCATGGGTAGTTTAATGGCCATCTTGTTGGTGTTTTTGGTCACTGCTGTCCTGGTAAAAGTGCATATGGAGCCCTTGCCGTTTTTTGTGACCACCATGGTTAAAATCGTCATCATTAACAGTGAGTAGACGTTCACACACATTTTGGCTAACACCCCTCTGGCGTAGCTCATATTATTTTAGCATTTAGCTAATGCTGGTgcatattcattatttattaagttacattttatgaaactttAGATATTAGATAGCTCATAAATAATgtcaggagtgtgtgtttgtgtgtatttacccAAACTTTTCTTCCAGCTTTTGGAGCTGTGCTGCAGGGGAGTCTCTTTGGCATGGCTGGAAGATTACCTGCTTCCTACACTACCCCAATCATGAGTGGCCAGGGGCTGGCTGGCACCTTCGCTGCCTTTGCCATGATCTGTGCTATCGCCAGTAAgattacataaaaacaaatactaAGAAGAACAACAAACCGTGTCATTGAATTAAAGCACTGAATATTGCTCCACCTTGTGGAGCACttagttaaatgtgagtgagtaagtgagtgagtgagttaaaagcCAGTCTTCATGCGGTGCGTCTTAGTTTTCCTGGGGTCTTTCTTTCTTCCACAGGTGGTTCTGCTTTAAAGAACAGTGCTTTTGGCTACTTCATCACAGCCTGTGTCGTGATAGGCCTCGCCATCCTGTCGTACATTGCACTTCCCAAACTGGTGAGTGGAGAACCAATCGTGTCGTCAGAACAGACAGTTATTCCAGTCACCTCTTAAAAATCCGATTCTCTCTTCTTGTAGGAATTTTACCAGTTCTACCAGGAACAAAGCCGGAGCAGCCCCGCGCAAGACGAGGAGAACAAAGTAGACTTGTTGAAAAAAGGTAGATGAATTTTATATTGAATCTAAAGTGATCTGTGTGACTCGTTGCTTTGAATCTAAAACAATCTGTTCTTAACCATCTTTAGATGAGCACAACCAAGTGCCAGGGGCTATCGGAAATGCGCAGAATAATCCTTCCatggtttacatttttaaaaaggtagTGTCTTTCACTGTTCAACATCGCTACTCTTCGGTGCTTAGAACCCCCAcaagaccatcacagagcaggtatgatttgggcggTGGATCGTTGTTAGAGCTGCAGAgacactgacgtgttggtggcgtgttagtgtgtgttccgctggtacgagtggatcagacacagcagtgctgttggagattttaaacactgtgtccactcactgtcaactccttttttgttgttgatgaACTACCCAAATcgtacctgccctgtggtgatCGTTTAAGAACAGGGGGCAATTACAAAGTGCATAGACTGCATTTGTGCTACTGCAAAACTACAGTATTTACCTCCATAGTTAATGGGCAATGTGTAGAAATAAGGATGTGATTTGGCTGATCCTTGTATTCATACAAAGCTAGAGAGTGATTCTCAACTAATATTTCAGTTTAAGTGAATGCTTATGTTTTAGTCATGTCTCTGCTTCACTGTAGATCTGGGTGATGGCCTTCTCCGTGTGCTTTTGCTTCACTGTCACCATTGGCACCTTCCCTGCTGTCACTGCAGATGCTAAATCCACCATTGCTAACGGAGGACAATGGGGTAAGCTGCTGTGgatttgtgtggtgtgttttttatACGTAATTTGAAGCTTGATAAATACGTAAACCTAAGTGCACACGCAGAAAGAGACGTTAACACGCAGGCGCGATACTCCCGGAGGCCTCCAGTCGAAACGCCTATTAAGTTCAGTAAATGGCGCTAAGCTAATTTTTGAGGTAAATGTTTGAGCCTATAAAAACGTGGTCATTCATTataaactcaaaataaaatgcTACGAACAGGGTCCAAACTTCTGTAAGTCATTGTTTGAGACATATTTGGAAGATTCAGAGATTTCCTGAGGAGattatccaccttaaaaacttGAAACACTgggcccagtaaacaaggaatgtccctggacgttcaaaataggtctaaaagtagtctgtccgtcaaggacatgatttaaacgtcaatggacgtccaaaatgcgttttatacaagtaatttatttcgggaccaattaataacatcaatggacgtccaaaatacgtctaatagtcgtcttttcaatgtctgtgtttggacgtcttttcaactttcattttcaaccttgaGAGAACGTTGAATacacgttatttcaacgttgaatcaatggctaaatgtttactggggggTAAATCTGACTCAATGTTGtatgttttgtattattattattatttttaaacacattattttgtacattttctgtaGAAGATTTTAGCAAATGTACACTGTGTCTAAGTGTCATATATTGTATATGCGCTTTTGAGGGTTCTTACATGAATTATAACTTGACTATGTATCCTCTCTAATATTTAATCGTAATAATCttttagtaattaaacattttccATGACCGCAAGCTGTCAGACCCCTTAAAGTCATATTCAATGCCCCTCCCTTTCTCCTCTGGATATTCCTATAAAACCAACTGTATTTAACAAGTGTTAACCGTAATTTGAATGATTAAGGTTTCAAATTTTTGATTTGTGGCTGTATTCCAATGGTGATATAAtagtttatccatttgaactCTCTTTGTAATacaattttaatgttattaatgcATTCATAGACTAAACAACAAATACTAAGCTGTTGTGTGGACTCTGTAATATCAGGAACAAATAACACAATATGAAAGATACAGGGTAGGTTTGATACTTTGGATCCAGCAAGTCATCCCTTGCTGAGGCATCATTTCTGCAACAGTTCCCCAAGGCACTAACATGT encodes:
- the slc29a1b gene encoding equilibrative nucleoside transporter 1 isoform X2, whose translation is MFLLSVIDWTRLKPNFTGVLFPPQYFTSRLADNSTVEPSGESRSVLQAKFNNVMTLCAMIPLLAFTCLNSILHQRIPQKLRIMGSLMAILLVFLVTAVLVKVHMEPLPFFVTTMVKIVIINTFGAVLQGSLFGMAGRLPASYTTPIMSGQGLAGTFAAFAMICAIASGSALKNSAFGYFITACVVIGLAILSYIALPKLEFYQFYQEQSRSSPAQDEENKVDLLKKDEHNQVPGAIGNAQNNPSMVYIFKKIWVMAFSVCFCFTVTIGTFPAVTADAKSTIANGGQWEMYFIPVSCFLLFNLCDWAGRSLTAVCMWPGKDSKLLPILLLARVVFVPLFMLCNVHPRYNLPVFFEHDAWFIIFMILFAFSNGYLASLCMCFGPKKVAANEAETAGAIMAFFLSLGLALGAALSFLFRGVI
- the slc29a1b gene encoding equilibrative nucleoside transporter 1 isoform X1, encoding MATQGPKDKYNAVWLIFFMLGLGTLLPWNFFMTATMYFTSRLADNSTVEPSGESRSVLQAKFNNVMTLCAMIPLLAFTCLNSILHQRIPQKLRIMGSLMAILLVFLVTAVLVKVHMEPLPFFVTTMVKIVIINTFGAVLQGSLFGMAGRLPASYTTPIMSGQGLAGTFAAFAMICAIASGSALKNSAFGYFITACVVIGLAILSYIALPKLEFYQFYQEQSRSSPAQDEENKVDLLKKDEHNQVPGAIGNAQNNPSMVYIFKKIWVMAFSVCFCFTVTIGTFPAVTADAKSTIANGGQWEMYFIPVSCFLLFNLCDWAGRSLTAVCMWPGKDSKLLPILLLARVVFVPLFMLCNVHPRYNLPVFFEHDAWFIIFMILFAFSNGYLASLCMCFGPKKVAANEAETAGAIMAFFLSLGLALGAALSFLFRGVI